The Bacillus sp. Marseille-Q1617 genome has a segment encoding these proteins:
- a CDS encoding alpha/beta hydrolase, which produces MIKRIGLTLSWLLIITVIVLFGAANYIYNVAINRNDEAIRLYGSEEAVKAVSALEEEQKRLQELRSWTERQDFEEIEIQSDDGLTLSARYLKNDAPNGKTVILAHGYKGNNEQLPEVTRYYYEKGFNILKPDARGHGKSEGEYIGYGWHDRNDLRKWIDYLVEDEDERFIFLHGFSMGASTVLMASGEELPREVRGVIADSGYTSVKEELDHQLKYLYDLPSFPLMDVTSMVTKVRAGFSFDEASALNQVKKKRNDLPLFIIHGDKDELVPSEMASRLYENASGEKKLWIIPDVGHTEGFLEEEEEYRVRLTGFIEEAMQR; this is translated from the coding sequence ATGATAAAACGCATCGGCTTAACGTTAAGCTGGCTTCTCATAATAACGGTTATCGTCCTTTTCGGTGCAGCAAATTATATATACAACGTGGCCATCAACCGCAATGATGAGGCAATCAGGCTTTACGGGTCTGAGGAAGCGGTTAAAGCGGTGAGTGCGCTGGAAGAAGAACAGAAAAGATTGCAGGAACTGAGGAGCTGGACGGAGAGACAGGATTTTGAAGAGATCGAGATACAAAGTGATGATGGGCTGACCCTTAGTGCACGATATTTGAAAAATGATGCACCAAATGGGAAAACGGTCATTTTAGCTCACGGGTATAAAGGGAATAATGAGCAGCTGCCAGAAGTAACAAGATACTATTATGAGAAAGGATTTAACATTTTAAAGCCAGACGCCAGGGGACACGGTAAGAGTGAAGGGGAATATATCGGCTATGGCTGGCACGATCGCAATGATTTACGAAAGTGGATTGATTATTTAGTAGAAGATGAGGATGAGAGATTTATCTTTCTTCATGGGTTTTCAATGGGGGCATCCACTGTTTTGATGGCAAGCGGCGAGGAGCTTCCAAGAGAGGTGAGAGGAGTCATTGCTGACAGCGGATATACATCAGTGAAAGAAGAATTGGATCATCAGCTAAAGTATCTTTATGATCTGCCTTCTTTTCCATTGATGGATGTCACAAGTATGGTCACTAAAGTACGGGCTGGTTTTTCATTTGATGAAGCATCAGCACTCAATCAAGTAAAGAAAAAGAGAAATGATTTGCCGCTCTTTATCATCCATGGTGATAAGGACGAACTCGTCCCTTCGGAAATGGCTTCGCGATTATATGAAAATGCGTCCGGGGAGAAAAAATTATGGATCATTCCAGACGTTGGTCATACGGAAGGCTTTTTGGAGGAGGAGGAAGAATACCGGGTAAGATTGACTGGATTTATCGAGGAAGCCATGCAGCGATAA
- a CDS encoding FAD-binding oxidoreductase, which translates to MTVKERGLLHELKELLKSHQVTTNETVLEQHGRDESYHHPGSPEIVVFPENAQQVSEIVKLAGVHNTPIIPFGLGTSLEGHVIPYEKGISIDFSQMNKILEVREKDFLVRVQPGVTRSQLNKELKKFGLFFSVDPGADATLGGMAATNASGTTSVKYGVMRDQVRDIEVVLASGDIIHTGNLAQKSSSGYNLNHLFVGSEGTLGCFTELTLRVYGIPEHILAARASFPHIDETVEAVVSILQAGIPVARVELVDEASMRQVNRFSDTNYIEKPTLFLEFHGNEAGLKQDVAFMQEIVSDHGCEEVHFEEDQAARNKLWDARHNLAYAYVHGNPGKKMMVTDVCVPISELSGAIKSAREKLEELNLTGGILGHVGDGNYHALVMLDLNDPEEVKKAEAFNEQIVEYALERNGTCTGEHGVGAGKMKYQQREHGSALEVMKSIKAALDPSGLLNPNKLIHTTKEVKG; encoded by the coding sequence ATGACAGTGAAAGAGAGAGGACTGCTTCATGAATTAAAAGAATTGCTGAAAAGTCATCAAGTGACAACGAATGAAACGGTCCTGGAACAGCATGGCAGGGATGAATCCTATCATCATCCAGGTTCTCCCGAAATAGTCGTGTTTCCTGAGAATGCGCAGCAAGTAAGTGAAATCGTTAAACTTGCAGGCGTGCATAACACTCCCATCATCCCGTTTGGTTTAGGGACAAGTCTAGAGGGACATGTGATTCCTTATGAAAAAGGGATCAGCATTGATTTTTCACAAATGAATAAGATTCTGGAAGTAAGAGAAAAGGATTTCCTGGTCAGAGTGCAGCCGGGAGTGACCCGGTCCCAGCTTAATAAGGAATTAAAGAAATTCGGCTTATTTTTCTCGGTGGACCCTGGAGCAGACGCGACTTTAGGAGGGATGGCCGCCACGAATGCGAGCGGTACGACATCCGTCAAATATGGTGTCATGCGAGACCAGGTCAGGGATATCGAAGTCGTGCTTGCATCGGGTGATATCATCCATACAGGGAACCTTGCCCAAAAATCCTCGTCAGGCTATAACCTGAACCATTTATTTGTAGGATCGGAAGGGACCCTTGGATGCTTTACTGAATTGACATTGAGAGTTTATGGAATCCCTGAACACATCTTGGCTGCCAGGGCCTCCTTCCCGCATATTGATGAAACGGTGGAAGCAGTTGTATCCATTCTGCAGGCAGGGATCCCCGTTGCGAGGGTGGAACTGGTCGATGAGGCTTCGATGAGGCAGGTGAATAGGTTCAGCGATACAAATTACATAGAAAAGCCGACTTTGTTTCTCGAGTTTCACGGAAACGAAGCAGGGCTGAAGCAGGATGTGGCATTCATGCAGGAAATCGTTTCAGACCATGGATGTGAGGAGGTTCATTTCGAGGAAGACCAGGCAGCAAGGAATAAGCTGTGGGATGCCCGTCATAATCTTGCGTATGCATATGTCCACGGCAATCCTGGTAAAAAGATGATGGTAACAGATGTGTGCGTACCCATATCAGAATTATCCGGGGCAATCAAATCCGCCCGCGAAAAGCTTGAAGAGCTGAATCTGACGGGAGGGATCCTCGGCCATGTCGGAGATGGGAATTATCATGCTCTCGTGATGCTCGACCTAAACGACCCGGAAGAAGTCAAAAAAGCGGAAGCATTCAATGAACAAATCGTTGAATATGCCCTTGAGAGAAACGGGACGTGTACCGGGGAGCATGGGGTAGGAGCAGGGAAAATGAAATATCAGCAAAGGGAACATGGAAGTGCACTGGAGGTCATGAAGAGCATAAAGGCTGCCCTTGACCCATCGGGGCTTTTAAACCCCAATAAACTGATCCATACAACGAAGGAGGTAAAGGGATGA
- a CDS encoding bile acid:sodium symporter family protein, with amino-acid sequence MRLLETISHLAGKYFAVWVILVAAVAYFVPAPFLPLGGYITILLGVVMFGMGLTLQPVDFKLVLQKPLPVITGVLAQFLIMPLGAFGIAYVIGLPNELAAGLVLLGSVPGGTASNVMVYLAKGNLALSVAMTSLSTLLAPLATPLILLVLAGQWLPVDPYAMFLSIVQVIIIPITLGLIIKKILPGTVEKSLNVIPLISVTAIIIIVSAVVSANVGNIASSGIMVFSAVMLHNFLGLALGYGTGVLMKLDESKRRAISIEVGMQNSGLGVALATAHFGPLAALPSVIAAVWHNISGPIIATFWSKKTVKEDEIDVMEKGQEPHASVR; translated from the coding sequence ATGAGACTACTAGAAACCATCAGTCATCTGGCAGGAAAGTATTTCGCCGTCTGGGTCATTCTTGTGGCTGCGGTCGCTTATTTTGTTCCTGCACCGTTTTTACCGTTGGGAGGCTATATCACGATCCTTCTCGGCGTAGTCATGTTCGGGATGGGCCTGACGCTCCAGCCGGTTGATTTCAAACTTGTTCTTCAAAAACCGCTCCCTGTCATCACAGGGGTCCTTGCGCAATTCCTCATCATGCCGCTCGGGGCATTTGGTATTGCCTATGTAATCGGTCTGCCGAATGAGCTTGCTGCTGGATTGGTGCTGTTAGGTTCCGTGCCAGGCGGGACAGCGTCGAATGTCATGGTCTATTTGGCAAAAGGGAATCTGGCATTATCGGTTGCGATGACGTCGCTCTCCACACTGCTGGCTCCACTTGCCACTCCGCTCATTTTACTAGTGTTAGCAGGACAGTGGCTCCCGGTCGATCCATACGCCATGTTCCTGTCAATCGTACAAGTGATCATCATACCGATCACGCTCGGATTGATTATCAAAAAGATTCTCCCGGGAACCGTGGAAAAAAGTTTGAACGTCATCCCATTGATTTCGGTAACAGCGATCATCATTATCGTATCAGCCGTTGTTTCTGCCAATGTCGGGAATATAGCTTCGTCAGGCATCATGGTTTTCTCAGCAGTGATGCTTCATAATTTTCTTGGATTAGCGCTGGGGTATGGTACGGGTGTCCTGATGAAATTGGATGAAAGTAAACGGCGTGCCATTTCGATCGAAGTGGGTATGCAGAACTCGGGGCTTGGCGTAGCCCTGGCAACCGCTCATTTCGGTCCGCTCGCCGCACTCCCGAGCGTCATTGCAGCTGTCTGGCACAACATTTCTGGACCGATCATCGCAACTTTCTGGAGTAAAAAGACTGTAAAAGAGGATGAAATAGACGTGATGGAAAAAGGTCAAGAGCCTCATGCGTCTGTGAGATAA
- a CDS encoding short-chain fatty acid transporter: MLSSIADRVTRIVQRYLPDAFVIAVLLTLFVFIVGFVMNPQEPITLVKSFGDGFWVYLTFTMQMVLLLLTGMVLAAVPVVKRGLESIAGLADTPSKAYVLTFVVSALAYYINWGLAVVVGAIFVREVGKRNQQAHFPLLVAAAYSPTVLYTAGLSSSIGLTVATKDHFLADVMGIIPTSQTIFHPSTMIIFGVLFITMPIVICLMAPKTNIKPYQVKEVPIKKETSQQAADTPALKLEQTPVLGIVTGALGLIYVIYEFMNGRDLDLNIINLLFLALGLILHRSLGSYGNAFKEAVGSTSPIILQFPFYAGIIAVLSNSGLGQSIIDGMASIANKETFDVFTYWSAGIVNILAPSGGGQWALQGPLQVPAGMKLGVDPAAIAMAVGWGDAWTNLIQPFWALPILSIVGLHIRHIMGYCFLLAIWVGAITTILLFFLY, translated from the coding sequence ATGTTATCCTCAATTGCAGATCGAGTCACAAGAATAGTCCAGCGTTACTTGCCGGATGCATTTGTCATTGCAGTTCTCCTTACATTATTCGTTTTCATAGTCGGATTTGTAATGAATCCCCAGGAACCGATAACGCTCGTTAAATCATTCGGAGATGGATTTTGGGTCTACCTGACATTCACCATGCAGATGGTCCTCCTGTTATTAACGGGAATGGTGTTAGCAGCAGTGCCTGTAGTTAAAAGGGGGCTGGAATCAATCGCGGGTCTCGCCGATACTCCTTCAAAAGCATATGTACTTACATTTGTCGTCTCAGCTTTAGCATATTATATTAACTGGGGGCTTGCTGTTGTTGTGGGAGCGATTTTCGTCCGTGAAGTGGGAAAACGCAACCAACAGGCCCATTTCCCCCTTTTAGTTGCAGCTGCCTATTCACCAACAGTTCTTTACACTGCAGGATTATCAAGCTCGATTGGATTGACCGTCGCAACCAAAGACCATTTTCTTGCTGATGTAATGGGAATCATCCCGACTTCGCAAACGATCTTTCACCCATCCACTATGATTATTTTTGGAGTATTATTCATTACCATGCCGATTGTCATTTGTCTCATGGCCCCTAAAACCAATATAAAACCTTATCAAGTAAAAGAAGTCCCAATAAAAAAAGAAACATCTCAACAAGCAGCCGATACACCTGCGTTAAAATTAGAACAAACACCCGTTTTGGGTATAGTTACTGGTGCTCTCGGATTGATTTATGTAATCTATGAATTCATGAATGGACGGGATTTAGACTTAAACATTATTAATCTACTGTTTCTTGCACTAGGCCTTATCTTGCATCGTTCTCTTGGTTCATACGGAAATGCTTTTAAAGAAGCGGTAGGTTCTACATCCCCCATTATTCTGCAGTTCCCATTTTATGCAGGAATCATTGCCGTTCTTTCAAATTCCGGACTGGGTCAATCTATTATAGATGGAATGGCGTCAATTGCTAATAAAGAAACGTTTGATGTATTTACGTATTGGTCAGCAGGGATTGTGAATATTTTGGCTCCATCCGGAGGCGGACAGTGGGCACTGCAAGGCCCTCTTCAAGTTCCGGCAGGCATGAAACTTGGAGTAGATCCTGCAGCGATCGCCATGGCTGTAGGATGGGGAGATGCGTGGACAAATCTCATCCAGCCTTTCTGGGCACTTCCTATCCTGAGTATTGTCGGCCTTCATATCAGACATATCATGGGTTATTGCTTCTTACTTGCCATATGGGTAGGGGCGATTACAACCATACTATTATTCTTCTTATATTAA
- a CDS encoding iron ABC transporter permease: MIHPDLIKKQKLLILLLSILILITAFVSIGFGYSSVSYDRLIPTLLGNGSFKDEFILFSIRLPRIIITVLAGMALALSGSILQGITRNDLADPGIIGINSGAGVSIAIFFLFFPIDAASFAYLLPIVAFVGALITACLIYLFSYSKRNGIQPVRLVLVGVGFSMAFSGLMIILISAAERQKVDFIAKWLAGSIWGTDWPFIWAIVPWLVVLIPLTLYKSQMLNLLGLSEPVSVGVGISINRERFLMLIVAVALAASAVSVTGGIAFIGLMAPHMAKALVGPRNQMFIPVAILLGGWLLMLADTIGRNILEPDGIPAGIMIALIGAPYFMYLLLKK; encoded by the coding sequence ATGATACATCCAGATTTGATAAAAAAACAAAAACTGCTCATTCTATTACTGTCGATTTTAATATTGATCACTGCATTTGTAAGTATTGGATTCGGGTATTCATCGGTATCTTACGACAGGCTGATCCCCACACTTTTAGGGAATGGGAGCTTCAAAGATGAATTCATCCTATTTTCAATCAGACTCCCGAGGATTATCATTACCGTTCTTGCCGGTATGGCCCTTGCCTTATCCGGCTCGATCCTGCAGGGAATCACCCGTAACGATTTAGCCGACCCGGGTATCATCGGCATCAATTCAGGAGCCGGGGTATCGATTGCCATCTTCTTTTTATTTTTTCCAATTGATGCCGCCTCCTTTGCATACCTGCTCCCGATCGTTGCATTCGTCGGGGCGCTGATCACAGCATGCTTGATCTACTTGTTTTCTTACAGTAAAAGAAACGGCATACAGCCTGTCCGTCTGGTGCTGGTCGGTGTCGGTTTCTCAATGGCTTTCTCAGGGCTTATGATCATCCTGATTTCTGCAGCAGAGCGTCAAAAAGTCGATTTCATTGCCAAATGGCTTGCAGGAAGCATCTGGGGAACGGACTGGCCATTCATCTGGGCGATTGTCCCATGGCTTGTCGTCCTTATACCGCTGACCCTCTATAAATCTCAGATGTTGAATCTGCTGGGATTGAGTGAGCCTGTCTCTGTAGGGGTCGGGATTTCCATCAATCGGGAACGTTTTCTTATGCTCATCGTTGCAGTGGCTTTGGCCGCTTCCGCTGTCTCCGTTACAGGGGGGATTGCTTTTATCGGGCTGATGGCCCCTCATATGGCGAAAGCATTGGTAGGTCCCCGGAACCAGATGTTCATACCTGTTGCCATTCTACTTGGCGGCTGGCTCTTGATGCTTGCCGATACAATCGGCAGAAACATATTGGAACCGGACGGGATTCCTGCCGGGATCATGATAGCATTGATAGGAGCGCCTTACTTTATGTATTTGTTGTTGAAGAAATAG
- a CDS encoding iron ABC transporter permease, whose translation MTTQNQRYIPFITKLIASMVIFAACFFISMTFGAANTTVKDVWFALSSFDTNEKVTILQEIRLPRAVAAILVGAALSVSGAIMQGMTRNPLADPGLLGLTAGANAALAITLAFIPSVNSLGIMIACFTGAGVGALMVFGISSMKRGGFSPLRIVLAGAAVSAFLFAIAEGTGLLFKISKDVSMWTAGGLIGTTWGQLQVIAPFIAAGIVVSLFLSRQLTILSLNEEVAVGLGQRTAFVKTILFVVIILLAGAAVALVGNMVFIGLMIPHIVRVITGTDYRFIIPVSTLLGASFLLLADTLGRTINAPYETPVAAIVAIMGLPFFLFIVHKGGKGFQ comes from the coding sequence ATGACCACTCAAAATCAACGATATATTCCATTTATCACAAAATTAATCGCTTCAATGGTGATTTTTGCTGCATGCTTTTTTATTTCGATGACTTTCGGCGCAGCAAATACCACTGTTAAGGACGTTTGGTTTGCTCTTTCTTCTTTCGATACGAATGAAAAAGTGACCATTCTGCAGGAAATTCGTTTACCACGAGCAGTGGCTGCCATATTAGTTGGCGCAGCCTTATCCGTTTCAGGGGCCATCATGCAGGGAATGACGAGAAACCCGCTTGCCGACCCTGGACTGCTGGGATTGACGGCCGGGGCGAATGCCGCTCTTGCCATCACCCTTGCTTTCATCCCTTCAGTGAATTCACTTGGTATCATGATTGCCTGTTTTACAGGCGCCGGGGTCGGGGCTCTTATGGTATTCGGAATCAGCTCCATGAAAAGAGGTGGCTTCTCCCCTCTTCGGATTGTATTGGCGGGTGCTGCCGTGTCTGCTTTTTTATTTGCAATCGCTGAAGGAACCGGACTTTTATTTAAGATTTCAAAAGATGTATCCATGTGGACTGCAGGCGGCTTGATCGGCACTACATGGGGGCAGTTGCAAGTGATCGCACCTTTCATTGCAGCAGGGATTGTTGTTTCACTCTTTCTTTCGAGGCAGCTTACCATCCTCAGCCTGAATGAAGAAGTTGCCGTGGGATTGGGGCAGCGGACGGCTTTCGTCAAAACGATTCTTTTCGTCGTCATTATTTTATTGGCAGGTGCTGCCGTTGCTTTGGTAGGGAATATGGTCTTCATCGGACTGATGATTCCTCATATCGTACGTGTGATCACTGGTACAGACTACCGTTTCATTATACCGGTCTCCACCCTGCTGGGAGCTTCCTTCCTGCTCCTGGCGGATACGCTCGGCCGCACCATTAACGCCCCTTATGAAACACCTGTGGCGGCAATCGTTGCGATAATGGGATTGCCTTTCTTCCTGTTCATCGTTCATAAAGGAGGGAAAGGCTTCCAATGA
- a CDS encoding iron-hydroxamate ABC transporter substrate-binding protein: MKKWMLPLTLLLVLLVSACGSGSTSEKEEGKEPKEKDNKTETITYESENGPVEVPADPQRVVVLSSFAGNVMALDVNLVGVDSWSKMNPRWEGDLKEVEEVTDESLEKIIELEPDLIIGLSNIKNVDKLNEIAPTVTFTYGKVDYLTQHIEIGKLLNKEKEAQAWVDDFKKRAQTAGDDIRAKIGEDTTVSVIESFNKQLYVYGNNWGRGTEILYQEMNLKMPEKVKEEALEPGYFALSTEVLPEFAGDYVIVSKDPKADNSFMETETYKNIPAVKNNQVFEVNMMEFYFNDPLTLDYQLDFFKEKFLGN; encoded by the coding sequence ATGAAAAAATGGATGCTTCCACTTACGCTGCTGTTGGTGCTATTGGTTAGTGCATGCGGCAGCGGCTCTACTTCTGAGAAAGAAGAAGGAAAAGAGCCAAAGGAAAAAGACAATAAAACCGAGACCATCACATACGAATCAGAAAACGGTCCTGTTGAAGTTCCTGCAGACCCGCAGCGTGTAGTCGTCCTTTCCTCTTTTGCAGGAAATGTAATGGCACTTGATGTTAACCTAGTCGGTGTTGATTCATGGTCCAAAATGAACCCCCGCTGGGAAGGTGATTTGAAGGAAGTTGAAGAAGTAACGGATGAAAGCCTTGAAAAAATCATTGAGCTTGAACCAGACTTGATCATCGGCCTTTCCAATATCAAAAACGTCGATAAATTAAATGAAATCGCCCCTACTGTTACCTTTACATATGGAAAAGTAGACTATCTCACACAGCATATCGAAATTGGGAAACTATTAAACAAAGAAAAAGAAGCTCAAGCATGGGTAGATGACTTCAAAAAGCGCGCCCAAACGGCTGGCGATGACATCAGAGCGAAAATCGGTGAAGATACTACCGTTTCAGTCATTGAAAGCTTCAACAAGCAGCTTTACGTTTACGGAAACAACTGGGGACGCGGTACAGAGATCCTCTATCAGGAAATGAACTTGAAAATGCCAGAGAAAGTGAAAGAGGAAGCGCTGGAACCTGGGTACTTCGCCCTTTCCACAGAAGTTCTTCCTGAATTTGCAGGTGACTATGTCATTGTAAGTAAAGATCCCAAAGCCGACAATTCATTCATGGAAACCGAAACATATAAAAACATCCCTGCCGTTAAGAACAACCAGGTATTCGAAGTGAATATGATGGAATTCTATTTCAACGATCCACTCACGCTGGATTATCAGCTTGACTTCTTTAAAGAAAAATTTCTAGGAAACTAA
- a CDS encoding ABC transporter ATP-binding protein: MVRLYTNELNIGYGDHLIVKDLSVQIPDKKITTIIGSNGCGKSTLLKAITRIISHQSGSVLLDGENISRGNTKELAKKMAILPQTPESASGLTVGELVSYGRFPHQKGMGRMSKKDYEVINWALEVTGTSDFKYRQVDALSGGQRQRVWIAMALAQETDIIFLDEPTTYLDMAHQLEVLELLQKLNIEQERTIVMVLHDLNQAARFADYIVALKEGEIVKAGDCEEVITHDVLKKVFQIDAAIGRDPRTNKPMCITYNLLKGEDQHEKMDASTYAAVGAIG, encoded by the coding sequence ATGGTTCGCCTATATACAAATGAATTAAACATTGGCTACGGTGACCACCTGATCGTGAAAGATCTAAGCGTTCAAATCCCTGATAAAAAAATCACCACCATCATCGGATCAAACGGCTGTGGAAAATCGACTTTATTGAAAGCGATTACCCGCATCATCTCCCATCAATCCGGAAGTGTGCTTTTAGATGGTGAAAATATATCCAGGGGGAATACGAAGGAATTAGCCAAGAAAATGGCGATTCTTCCTCAGACCCCTGAAAGTGCCAGCGGTTTGACGGTCGGGGAATTGGTTTCCTACGGGCGCTTCCCTCATCAAAAGGGCATGGGTCGCATGTCAAAGAAAGATTATGAGGTCATCAATTGGGCTCTTGAAGTGACAGGGACTTCTGACTTTAAGTACCGTCAGGTCGATGCTTTATCCGGAGGACAGAGACAACGTGTGTGGATTGCCATGGCTCTTGCACAGGAAACAGATATCATCTTCCTTGATGAACCAACTACATATCTTGATATGGCCCACCAGCTCGAAGTACTGGAACTCCTTCAAAAACTGAACATCGAACAGGAACGTACGATTGTCATGGTTCTCCATGACCTGAATCAGGCTGCACGCTTCGCCGACTACATCGTCGCCTTGAAAGAAGGAGAAATCGTCAAGGCCGGTGATTGCGAAGAAGTCATCACACATGACGTCCTGAAGAAAGTATTCCAAATTGACGCTGCGATTGGAAGAGACCCTCGAACAAATAAGCCAATGTGTATCACTTACAATTTACTAAAAGGAGAAGATCAACATGAAAAAATGGATGCTTCCACTTACGCTGCTGTTGGTGCTATTGGTTAG
- a CDS encoding NAD(P)/FAD-dependent oxidoreductase — MEELELFDVTIIGGGPAGLYSAFYSGLREMKTKIIEYQPTLGGKIHVYPEKMIWDVGGLTPTSGAELIKQLVQQGLTFDPAVVLNEKVESITQNEEGLFILEGSSGQKHYSKTVIVAVGSGIINPQKLDIEGAERFEISNLHYTVKSLMSFKDKTVVISGGGNSAVDWANELEPIAKKVYVTYRKEALNGHEAQCAQLMNSSATCIFHTSITKLMADEDHERIERVQLTNHQSGEVSYLDIDEVIINHGYEIDASLLKNSSLDIKMANDFYIEGNSVSESSIDGLYAAGDILMHEGKVNLIAGAFQDAANAVNKAKKFIQPEADRIAMVSSHNEVFKKRNKELVKQLME, encoded by the coding sequence ATGGAAGAGCTAGAATTATTTGATGTTACCATAATCGGGGGAGGTCCGGCAGGGCTTTACTCTGCTTTTTATAGCGGTCTCAGGGAAATGAAAACAAAGATCATCGAGTATCAGCCTACGTTAGGCGGAAAAATACATGTATATCCTGAGAAAATGATCTGGGATGTGGGGGGACTCACTCCTACTTCAGGGGCAGAGCTGATTAAGCAGCTCGTTCAGCAGGGGTTGACCTTTGATCCGGCAGTGGTGCTGAATGAGAAGGTTGAAAGCATAACCCAAAATGAGGAAGGCTTGTTCATTTTAGAGGGATCTTCGGGACAAAAGCATTATTCCAAGACCGTAATCGTGGCAGTGGGAAGCGGGATCATCAATCCTCAGAAACTTGATATCGAAGGGGCAGAACGGTTCGAAATTTCCAATCTCCATTATACGGTGAAATCATTGATGAGTTTCAAGGACAAGACTGTCGTCATTTCCGGCGGCGGCAACTCGGCTGTCGACTGGGCCAATGAATTGGAGCCGATTGCGAAAAAGGTGTACGTTACCTATCGCAAAGAAGCACTGAATGGTCACGAAGCCCAATGTGCACAGCTGATGAACAGCTCTGCCACCTGCATATTCCACACTTCCATTACTAAGCTGATGGCAGATGAGGATCACGAACGCATTGAAAGGGTTCAGCTGACGAACCACCAGTCAGGAGAAGTTTCTTATCTTGATATCGATGAAGTGATCATCAATCATGGATATGAAATCGATGCTTCGTTGTTGAAAAACAGCAGTCTCGATATCAAGATGGCGAATGATTTTTATATTGAAGGCAACTCTGTCAGTGAGTCTTCGATAGATGGACTTTATGCAGCAGGCGATATCCTGATGCATGAAGGAAAAGTCAATCTAATCGCGGGGGCTTTCCAGGATGCCGCAAATGCGGTCAATAAGGCCAAGAAATTCATCCAGCCTGAAGCCGATCGCATTGCGATGGTTTCTTCTCACAATGAAGTATTCAAGAAACGAAATAAAGAACTGGTCAAACAGTTGATGGAATAA
- a CDS encoding DUF421 domain-containing protein, whose translation MDFFASQESLTAVQWILRAVVGFFFLVIIAKLMGQRSISQLRFLDFVMALLLGNIMAHPLSDEGLGLKGSMITMSTLVSLYLIGVFITLKFTFIKKMLDPSPIPLIENGKINYHNLKKARIPLDSLLSELRKQQTEEVHKVALALWEPGGEISIFMKSEHQPVTLKEFTPSHKPFDLPIPIIEEGKINYGELQHLNKDESWLNNQLKLSYNASVHEVLLATIDKQDQIRIYLYK comes from the coding sequence TTGGATTTTTTCGCCAGCCAGGAGTCATTAACAGCTGTCCAATGGATATTGAGAGCTGTCGTAGGTTTTTTCTTTTTGGTGATCATCGCTAAACTGATGGGACAGCGCTCCATCTCTCAATTACGATTCCTTGATTTTGTCATGGCATTACTATTAGGAAATATCATGGCTCACCCCTTGTCTGACGAAGGACTGGGACTAAAAGGGTCGATGATTACCATGAGTACATTAGTCTCGTTATATCTTATCGGTGTGTTCATCACATTGAAGTTTACTTTTATAAAAAAAATGTTAGACCCCTCTCCCATCCCACTGATTGAAAACGGTAAAATCAATTATCATAACCTGAAAAAGGCAAGAATTCCGCTCGACAGCCTTTTATCAGAATTAAGGAAACAGCAAACCGAAGAGGTGCATAAAGTAGCACTGGCCCTATGGGAACCTGGCGGGGAAATCTCCATTTTTATGAAGAGTGAGCATCAGCCGGTCACTCTTAAAGAATTCACGCCCTCTCATAAACCATTTGATCTGCCGATTCCAATTATTGAAGAAGGAAAGATCAATTATGGGGAATTACAGCATTTAAACAAAGATGAATCCTGGTTGAATAACCAGCTTAAACTTTCCTATAACGCTTCCGTCCATGAAGTTTTGCTGGCTACCATTGATAAGCAGGATCAGATTAGAATTTATTTGTACAAATAA